The genomic interval TCTACTTCCAATTCGACATTGGAAATAAGGTCTAATTTAAGTGTGTAAAAATGGGAAAACGGTGCAGGAACCACCGGCGCCGACTGGTACCTAATAATGTATTGACCAGGAATTTTAAGATTTTTATCCATTGATAGTTTTAAAAAGCATTTCAACAGTACGGCGCTTGTCGATTTTGTCCGTCTCTGTTTTTACAAACTGATTTGCAAAGTAAACATGTTTTGGTATTTCATACGCTGAAACTTGCTTTCTTATTTCTTCAATTATTAATGTTGCCGGCAAATCGTGATCGTTTTTTTCTATCACAAGAATTAATTTCTGACCTAACTTTTCATCTTGCTCATACCAGGTAAAATAGGAGGCGGTATATTCAAGATCATAAAAAACCGAAGCAACTAATTCATCCACCCGATCCAGGATTATCTTCACACCACCGGAATTGATCACGTTATCAATCCGGCCAAGCCATGTAAAAGCACCGTCCGAAATGATTTTGATAAGATCATTAGTCTGGATTATTTCACCGTTTGTCATCGGACCGGAAACATACAAACAACCTCTTTCATCGTTTCCAATATTAACTCCGCGCAAAACGGTGTAATTCTCCTCAATACCAGGACAATTTAATTTTCGAAGTGCAATGTGTGAGACCGTTTCGGTCATACCGTAACTTTGGTAAACCTGAACATTCAGATCAGCTATTTTTCTCAACAAAGAAACACTGACAGGAGCTCCGCCTAAAAGTATTTTACCTAAGTTATTCACTTTGCTCTTCGTTTCTTCATTTTCCATACAAGAAATGAACTGCATCGGAACCATGGCAACAAAATCGAATTGATAATCATTTTTTAAACTGAGCAATGGATTGGAAGCTGGTTCTATAATGGTCAGTTCCCAGCCAAGCTCCATTCCACGTACCAACATCATCAATCCGGCAACAAACGACACGTTTAAACAAACCAAAGCCCTTGTTCCTTTTCCAAGATTTAGTGCTTCACCTGTCATTAGGGCGCTGCTTCTCAGCTGACTTCTGGTAACTGTGATCGTTTTAGGTGCGCCAGTTGAGCCGGATGTTTGCAAATCAAAATCTTCTTTATCACTCATCCAAATCTGCATGAAATCGTATGCCTTTTGAAAATACAGATTTTCAGGACGTGATTGCATTTTTATTGTTTCAGGATTAGTTTTCCATGTTAATTCCAAAGTAAATTCTTTTATGCTCATTAGTTGTTATTCGTCTCTAAAATGTCAATGAAAACAAAACATATTCGAAAGTTATTCAATCATTTTTGAAGGAAACCCAAACTATCTGTAATTTCGGGGATTGAAACCCAATGTGAATGGTTCAATACGGTCTTTCTTATGATACATTCACTCATTAATAAAATCACATTCATTGCTCCATATGTCTAATTCAGCTCAATGGGAAACCATTAAGGAATACGAAGAAATACTTTTTTCACTTCACGAAGGAATCGGAAAAATAAGCATTAATCGTCCACACAAACACAACGCATTTACACCAAAAACTGTTACTGAAATGATTGACGCGATGCATATTTGTCGCGAAGACCCCCGTATTGAGGTGATTATTTTAACAGGAGAAGGTGGAAAAGCATTCTGTTCAGGGGGCGACCAATCTGTTCGGGGTGATGGTGGTTATATAGGTGCAGATCATGTTCCGCGCCTAAATGTGCTGGATTTACAACGCATGATCCGTTCGATACCGAAAGCCGTAATTGCGATGGTTGCAGGCTGGGCCATTGGGGGCGGACACGTTTTACATGTTATATGTGATTTGTCGATCGCAGCAGAGAATGCACGTTTTGGACAAACCGGGCCCAAAGTAGGTAGTTTCGATGGTGGTTTTGGTGCATCTTACCTGGCAAGAGTGGTCGGCCAGAAAAAAGCGCGTGAAATATGGTTTCTTTGCGATCAGTATGATGCACAGGAAGCATTACAAATGGGATTGGTTAATAAGGTTGTTCCTTTGGAAGATCTTGAAACAACCACAATTGAATGGTGTAAAAAAATCCAGCAAAAAAGTCCGTTATCTATCCGGATGCTAAAAAGTTCATTCAATGCAGAACTCGATGGACAAGCAGGAATTCAGGAACTTGCCGGAAACGCAACACTTTTATATTATCTGAGTGAAGAGGCAAAAGAGGGCAAAAATGCTTTCATTGAAAAGCGTGAACCTGATTTCAGCAAATTCACAAAGTTCCCGTGAAAGGGAGTTAAGAGTTAAAAGTTAATGAGCCGCCGCCGCTTGGTTTAAAGTGCCATTCAATTTGAGTGAACAGAACAATTGACCATGGAGGTGCGCTTTAAACTCATAAACTCCAAGCTCATAAACTTTATACAATTAAACTCCAAAAAATGAACTACTGGCTTATAAAATCTGAACCTGATACCTATTCCTGGGATGATTTCGTGAAGGAAGGACAATCTATGTGGGATGGTGTTCGTAATCATACTGCCCGTTTAAATATGATGGCTATGAAAAAAGATGATTTCGCACTTTTCTATCATAGCAATGAGGGCAAAGAAATTGTTGGCCTTGCAAAGGTTACGAAAGAACATTATCCCGATCCGACAGCAGAGGATCCAAGGTGGGTCGTAGTTAACTTTGAACCGGTAGAAAAATTCCCAAGACCTGTCACACTTGCAACCATTAAAGCAGATGAAAGATTTCAGGATATGGCGCTTGTCCGTTTATCAAGATTATCTGTTGGACCCGTTAAACCGGAAGAATTCGATTTCATTCTTGCAATGGCACATGACTAAAACTCATTTATTCCGGCTAACAGCTTTGTTATTGATTGTGTTTTTCATGCATGTATCAGTAACATCAGCCCAGGTAGTAAAAAGGATAGAGCTGCCACTGGTTGGCAATAATTCTCCATATCAGGCAATGCCCCTGGGTGAAAAAGGGGTTTTGTTGATTTCAAAACCAGAGAAAGGTACTTTTAATGTTCAAAAGTTTGATACAGAACTCAATAGGGTCTGGTCAATTGATGGCACAGTTGAAAATAACCTTGACTATATAGCTTCCTCTTATGATGGACAATCGGTTTTTTTGTTATTCAGCAAGTACCGAAGTTCGTTATATCAAATCGTGAAAGTGAACGTTGGGCCCGGATTCGTTGAAACTTTCACGATCAACACGCTGGATCGCTTTGAGATCACTGATTTTAAGACACTGGGATATTCGGCATTTATGGCGGGTATGGTTCGCAATGAGCCGGTTTTACTTCATACGGTTCTTACTACTTCCCAAACCCGCGTTTTACCCTCAGCGATTAAGGGTTCCAATGCAATACAAACCCTTGAAGTTGACACCCTTAACCATCTTGTCAACGTTTGTTTTGCGGTAAAAAAGGAAGGCAGACTAAAATTGTGGCACGTTCTTATGAAGAAACAGGAGAACTTTACACGCAGGTTTCGGTAGATCCGGAAGACGATTATTCGTTGCTTAGCGGTCGTTTACAAGTTTTGAACGATTCTGTGCGTATGGTAATTGGCACATATGGTTACCGAAATATGCAAAGCTCCAGCAATGCAGCATCTCAGGGTTTATACATCAGCAAAATTGTAAATAACGATTTGATTTTTACACGTTACCACAGCTTCACGGATTTCAAGAATTTCTTCAATTTTATGGACGATCGTCAACAGGAAAAAATGGAGAAAAGGATTCGGAAAAAGAAAGAAAGCGGTGATGACCTGAAATTAAATTACCGTTTGCTGGTACATGACATAGTGCCTAAAGGAAACAATTTCCTGATGGTTGCGGAGGTTTTTTATCCTGAATACCGTTATCAAAGCCCGAATATGATGGGAGGCCTGGGATATGGCGGGATGATGGGTTATCCATTTGGAATGGGTTTGTACAATCCCTACTTATGGAATCCTATGTACGGAGGACGTGGTATCAATCAACAAATATTTGATGGATTTACTTATACCCATGCAATTGTTGCTGATGTTGATCAGAATGGAAAACTTTTATGGGACAACAGTATCAGCTTCGACCATGTTAAAAGTATGGATCTTCGCGAAAAAATAAAGGTTCAGTCAGCAAGAAACGGTAATACACAGCTGGTTTACAGCCATGATGGTTCGGTCAGAAGTAAAGTGATCAAAGACAGCCAGGTGATTGACGACAATAAAGTAATTCCAAATTCGACAAATATTGAAGGCGACAAGGTGCGTAAAACGAGTACAGATGATATAGATTACTGGTACGATAAATTTTACCTTGCCTGGGGCGAGCAGCGAATCGTAAATGCTGCGGGTGACGCACAGACCAGAGGACGCCGTAATGTCTTTTACCTCAATAAAATATCTTTTTGAGCCGTTTGCTTTTAGCCCTCCTTTGAATTTCATATTTTTTGTGTGGTATGCGATATTAGTTAGTGTCTCTTTCCGCTAATTAATTTTTTCATTATCCGCCATTTATAATAAACATTTTTTAATTCACAATTACCCGGATGCTACTACTTTCACCAGACCAACATACTGATTATCAATTAATAGATTCCGGTGGATTCGAAAAGCTGGAGCGCTTTGGTCCTTATATACTTTCCCGTCCTGAACCGCAGGCAATTTGGGATAAATCCTTATCAGTACAGGAATGGGAAAAACGTGCCAATGCTACTTTTAAACGTGATAAAAATTCTCAAGAGAAGGGACAATGGGTTTCGAAAGCTGATATGCCCGACAAATGGGTATTTCAATACCGGACCAACACGCTTCATTTAAGAGCGAAACTTGCCTTGTCATCATTTAAACATGTAGGTGTTTTCCCAGAACAGGCGACGAATTGGGATTACATTTCAAAAAAATTAAAACAAATTCCGGAAGATAAGCCTAACGTACTTAACCTGTTCGCCTATACAGGGATTGCATCTCTGGCAGCAAAATCTGCCGGAGCAGATATTACGCATGTGGATTCTGTGAAACAAGTGATTAACTGGTCTCGTGAAAATATGGAGCTAAGCGGCCTTGATAACATTCGCTGGGTGGTTGAAGATGCGCTTAAATTCGTTCAGAGAGA from Dyadobacter sp. NIV53 carries:
- a CDS encoding EVE domain-containing protein, coding for MNYWLIKSEPDTYSWDDFVKEGQSMWDGVRNHTARLNMMAMKKDDFALFYHSNEGKEIVGLAKVTKEHYPDPTAEDPRWVVVNFEPVEKFPRPVTLATIKADERFQDMALVRLSRLSVGPVKPEEFDFILAMAHD
- the menB gene encoding 1,4-dihydroxy-2-naphthoyl-CoA synthase, producing the protein MSNSAQWETIKEYEEILFSLHEGIGKISINRPHKHNAFTPKTVTEMIDAMHICREDPRIEVIILTGEGGKAFCSGGDQSVRGDGGYIGADHVPRLNVLDLQRMIRSIPKAVIAMVAGWAIGGGHVLHVICDLSIAAENARFGQTGPKVGSFDGGFGASYLARVVGQKKAREIWFLCDQYDAQEALQMGLVNKVVPLEDLETTTIEWCKKIQQKSPLSIRMLKSSFNAELDGQAGIQELAGNATLLYYLSEEAKEGKNAFIEKREPDFSKFTKFP
- a CDS encoding class I SAM-dependent methyltransferase, with amino-acid sequence MLLLSPDQHTDYQLIDSGGFEKLERFGPYILSRPEPQAIWDKSLSVQEWEKRANATFKRDKNSQEKGQWVSKADMPDKWVFQYRTNTLHLRAKLALSSFKHVGVFPEQATNWDYISKKLKQIPEDKPNVLNLFAYTGIASLAAKSAGADITHVDSVKQVINWSRENMELSGLDNIRWVVEDALKFVQREVRRGNQYNGIILDPPAYGRGPDGEKWLLEENLNEILRLCALLLKKKNFFFIINLYSLGFSALIVENLVKAHFGDQIHHEFGELFIPDSFGKKLPLGVFSRFSDQSV
- a CDS encoding AMP-binding protein, with the protein product MSIKEFTLELTWKTNPETIKMQSRPENLYFQKAYDFMQIWMSDKEDFDLQTSGSTGAPKTITVTRSQLRSSALMTGEALNLGKGTRALVCLNVSFVAGLMMLVRGMELGWELTIIEPASNPLLSLKNDYQFDFVAMVPMQFISCMENEETKSKVNNLGKILLGGAPVSVSLLRKIADLNVQVYQSYGMTETVSHIALRKLNCPGIEENYTVLRGVNIGNDERGCLYVSGPMTNGEIIQTNDLIKIISDGAFTWLGRIDNVINSGGVKIILDRVDELVASVFYDLEYTASYFTWYEQDEKLGQKLILVIEKNDHDLPATLIIEEIRKQVSAYEIPKHVYFANQFVKTETDKIDKRRTVEMLFKTING